A part of Eubacterium sp. AB3007 genomic DNA contains:
- the trkA gene encoding Trk system potassium transporter TrkA, with the protein MKIILSGITTLGIELCARLQDEGHEVILIERELPRIRYSLDTKDIRVIRGNCAAISALQEAGIMEANILIAATESDEKNLLSCITAHDLNSEIRTIARIRTPDYSETTGLYYDKFGLSMTIDPELYAAKDIESLLAYPGFLHRERFARDMTDVMTLDIPEGHPLCGHPLIDMPKITGLRALICAVVRNGKAETPGADFVLQAHDQVYVTASEKDLKTLLTSFGKRKRTRDVMIIGGGDTSREVIRRLRSRHYRLTVIERSRSLCEQLASNFHDVTVICGDASHLSFLDEQGLAQQDALLCLSGSDETNTILGVYGNSLDVPEIIIKLKDDDYQRIFGHKTHGNIINPRRLCADSIIRFVRSLEGQSNAAVSVRTIAGDTQIAEFIIGPGARHCGEKLKDIRFKSNVLLASINRYGSNILPGADSMFLSGDRVLAVYSRDDIKGFNDLFR; encoded by the coding sequence ATGAAGATCATACTCTCAGGCATTACGACACTGGGCATCGAGCTTTGTGCACGGCTGCAGGACGAAGGCCACGAGGTCATCCTCATCGAGCGGGAACTGCCGCGGATCCGCTACAGTCTGGATACCAAGGACATCCGTGTCATCCGGGGCAACTGCGCCGCCATCAGCGCCTTGCAGGAGGCGGGCATCATGGAGGCGAACATTCTGATCGCCGCCACAGAGTCCGATGAGAAGAATCTCCTCAGCTGCATCACTGCCCACGACCTGAACAGTGAGATCCGTACCATCGCCAGAATACGCACGCCGGACTACTCAGAGACCACAGGGCTCTACTATGACAAGTTCGGGCTGTCCATGACCATCGACCCGGAGCTCTACGCTGCCAAGGATATCGAGTCCTTGCTGGCCTATCCGGGTTTTCTGCATAGGGAACGGTTCGCCAGAGATATGACGGATGTCATGACCCTTGACATTCCGGAGGGCCACCCCCTGTGCGGCCACCCACTGATCGATATGCCCAAGATCACCGGGCTCCGGGCGCTGATCTGTGCCGTGGTACGCAACGGGAAGGCGGAGACACCGGGGGCGGATTTTGTTTTGCAGGCCCACGATCAGGTCTATGTAACTGCCTCTGAGAAGGACCTGAAGACCCTTCTCACCTCCTTTGGCAAACGCAAGAGGACACGTGACGTGATGATCATCGGCGGCGGCGATACCAGCCGCGAGGTGATCCGCCGTCTCAGGTCCAGACATTACCGCCTGACGGTCATCGAGCGAAGCCGCAGCCTCTGCGAGCAACTGGCCTCCAACTTCCACGATGTCACCGTCATCTGCGGAGATGCCAGCCACCTGTCCTTCCTGGATGAGCAGGGACTCGCCCAGCAAGACGCGCTGCTCTGCCTATCCGGCAGCGACGAGACCAACACCATCCTGGGCGTGTATGGAAACAGTCTGGACGTGCCAGAGATCATCATCAAACTGAAAGACGACGACTATCAGCGGATCTTCGGGCACAAGACCCACGGGAACATCATCAACCCCCGAAGGCTTTGTGCTGACAGCATTATCCGTTTCGTCCGGTCGCTGGAGGGCCAGTCCAACGCGGCTGTCTCCGTTCGCACCATCGCAGGAGACACCCAGATCGCCGAGTTCATCATAGGTCCCGGCGCGCGCCACTGCGGCGAGAAGCTGAAGGACATCCGTTTCAAGAGCAACGTATTGCTGGCATCCATCAACCGCTACGGAAGCAATATCCTTCCGGGTGCAGACTCCATGTTCCTCAGCGGCGACCGTGTGCTGGCTGTCTACTCCCGGGATGACATCAAAGGATTCAACGATCTGTTCAGATAA
- a CDS encoding ribonuclease H-like domain-containing protein, producing MKTITERYRLTPYSSRTFDMYFGGRSLCIFDIETTGLYPRRDQLILSGLISIDNNLATVTQYFAEDPSQEKAVVDATLKQLALSDVIITYNGRSFDLPFLQARAKRYRLLAPASFCDLDLYTVLRYHSDLKDMLGSLRQKSIEKFMDLATTRDDEIDGGESVRLYNRYLESPNTALEKTILLHNHDDIMQLYRILPVIEKSRFHRAMACLGFPAGQSFVQRCQVKKDGLHIAARLPQPVDYIHFPTEAFPCSITASSGEDTCEILVPAITAAKGLSVADAQNLLQDAGGIPEDLACMPGMESGYLILSDHGTSSDATINRFVMSLMPVIEGMIPLVE from the coding sequence ATGAAAACCATCACAGAACGCTATCGCCTGACACCCTACAGTAGCCGGACGTTTGATATGTACTTCGGTGGTCGGTCACTTTGCATCTTCGATATCGAGACCACCGGCCTCTACCCGCGCCGCGATCAGCTGATCCTGAGCGGGTTGATTTCGATCGACAATAACCTGGCAACGGTAACCCAATATTTCGCAGAGGATCCCTCTCAGGAGAAGGCCGTTGTGGACGCTACACTGAAGCAACTAGCCCTATCCGACGTCATTATCACCTACAACGGGCGCTCCTTCGACCTACCCTTTCTGCAGGCCCGGGCCAAACGATATCGGCTCCTAGCCCCTGCTTCCTTCTGTGACCTGGATCTCTACACTGTCCTGCGCTATCACTCTGACCTGAAGGATATGCTGGGCAGTCTCCGCCAAAAGTCCATCGAAAAGTTCATGGATCTGGCCACCACCAGAGATGACGAGATCGATGGCGGCGAAAGCGTCCGTCTCTACAACCGGTACCTGGAGTCGCCTAACACCGCTCTGGAGAAGACCATCCTCCTGCACAACCATGACGATATCATGCAGCTTTACCGCATCCTTCCGGTCATCGAGAAGTCTCGCTTCCACAGAGCCATGGCCTGCCTGGGATTCCCCGCCGGACAAAGCTTTGTGCAGCGGTGCCAGGTAAAGAAAGACGGTCTGCACATTGCAGCCCGCCTTCCGCAGCCCGTAGACTATATTCACTTCCCAACCGAGGCATTCCCCTGCAGCATCACCGCCTCCAGCGGAGAAGACACCTGCGAGATCCTGGTGCCTGCCATCACCGCCGCGAAAGGGCTTAGCGTTGCCGATGCCCAGAATCTGCTGCAGGACGCAGGAGGCATTCCGGAGGATCTGGCCTGCATGCCCGGCATGGAGAGTGGCTACCTGATCCTCTCTGATCACGGCACATCCAGCGACGCCACCATCAATCGATTCGTCATGTCACTGATGCCGGTGATCGAAGGGATGATACCCCTGGTTGAGTAA
- a CDS encoding NUDIX domain-containing protein, with protein MIFEEKTLSSEYAFRGKLINVRVDRVTTVDGESIREIAEHCAGAAMVALLPDGRIPMVRQYRKAFEQVVFELPAGKADPGEDPLVTAGRELKEETGYSAENIRLLAPMMPSPGFTDEVVYIYLCTGLNSGEQSLDANEALDVEYHDIWELSDMCMRGEIPDAKTQIGILMTRALVDSGELDEYIG; from the coding sequence ATGATATTTGAAGAGAAGACACTCAGTTCGGAGTATGCGTTCAGAGGGAAACTAATCAATGTACGAGTAGATCGGGTCACCACGGTGGACGGTGAGTCTATTCGGGAAATAGCTGAGCACTGTGCCGGGGCCGCAATGGTGGCACTGCTGCCGGACGGAAGAATTCCTATGGTAAGGCAGTATCGCAAGGCCTTTGAGCAGGTGGTGTTTGAGCTTCCTGCCGGGAAGGCGGATCCTGGAGAGGATCCACTGGTGACTGCAGGCAGAGAACTGAAGGAAGAGACTGGATACTCTGCTGAGAACATCCGGCTGCTGGCGCCGATGATGCCTTCTCCTGGGTTTACGGATGAGGTGGTCTACATCTATCTTTGTACCGGACTGAACAGCGGGGAGCAGTCGCTGGATGCCAATGAGGCGTTGGATGTGGAATACCATGACATATGGGAACTGTCTGACATGTGTATGCGAGGTGAGATCCCGGATGCCAAGACGCAGATCGGGATCCTCATGACCAGGGCCCTTGTAGACAGCGGTGAGTTGGATGAATATATCGGATAG
- the ylqF gene encoding ribosome biogenesis GTPase YlqF has product MIENINWYPGHMKKTRELIRNNLKMVDIVIEVIDARIPQSSRNPIIDELVGDKPRIIVLNKKDLADPAENRRWMDALSTESTSVLELNCMSGDGIKKLLRMLEEAQRKRVEALNKAAESTGASAEGASAHTAITAKRKSTPFRMMVVGVPNVGKSSLINRLTGKKSAQTGDRPGVTKGKQWLTIPGGMQLLDTPGILWPKFEDPQVGLNLAYCGSIRDEILDVAELALSFITEMQERYPGLLMERYKLEELAEMPVETMEMIAQKRGFILPGKRIDYERCARTVLDEFRGGKIGQITLEVAP; this is encoded by the coding sequence ATGATCGAGAACATCAACTGGTATCCCGGCCACATGAAGAAAACACGGGAGTTGATCCGGAACAACCTTAAGATGGTAGACATCGTTATCGAGGTGATCGATGCCAGGATCCCGCAGTCCAGTCGTAATCCAATCATCGACGAGTTGGTGGGGGACAAGCCCCGCATCATCGTTCTGAACAAGAAAGATCTGGCGGATCCGGCAGAAAACAGACGGTGGATGGATGCACTCTCTACAGAGAGTACCAGCGTTCTGGAACTGAACTGTATGAGCGGTGACGGGATCAAGAAACTGCTGCGCATGTTGGAGGAAGCGCAGCGCAAGCGGGTGGAGGCACTGAATAAAGCCGCAGAGAGCACTGGAGCGTCTGCGGAGGGTGCATCCGCACATACGGCCATCACTGCCAAGCGGAAATCCACACCGTTCCGTATGATGGTTGTAGGCGTTCCCAATGTGGGGAAATCCTCCCTGATCAACCGGCTGACAGGAAAGAAGTCCGCCCAGACCGGCGACAGACCCGGTGTCACCAAGGGGAAGCAGTGGCTCACCATTCCAGGTGGCATGCAGCTTTTGGACACACCGGGCATCCTGTGGCCCAAGTTCGAAGACCCGCAGGTAGGGCTGAATCTGGCATACTGTGGCAGCATCCGGGATGAGATTCTGGATGTGGCGGAGCTGGCGCTTTCCTTCATTACGGAGATGCAGGAGCGCTATCCAGGCCTCCTGATGGAACGGTACAAGCTGGAGGAACTGGCAGAGATGCCGGTGGAGACCATGGAGATGATCGCCCAAAAGAGAGGGTTTATCCTCCCCGGCAAGCGCATCGACTATGAGCGCTGCGCCCGTACGGTGCTGGATGAGTTCAGAGGAGGAAAGATCGGTCAGATCACTCTGGAGGTTGCGCCATGA
- a CDS encoding formate--tetrahydrofolate ligase has translation MRIKSDIEIAQATEMQEIGQIAEKLGIGEEHLEKYGKYKAKLDYSLMREKGNEKDGKLILVTAISPTPAGEGKTTTSVGLSDAMNKLGKKTVVCLREPSMGPVFGIKGGAAGGGYAQVIPMEDINLHFTGDMHAIGAANNLIAAIIDNHIQQGNKLRIDARTITWRRAMDMNDRQLRHIVDGLSGKANGVPRDDGFEITVASEIMAILCLAQDIEDMKERIASIVVGYNFDDQPVTVGELEVEGAVAALLKDALKPNLVQTLEHNPAFIHGGPFANIAHGCNSLIATRTALKLADYVVTEAGFAADLGAEKFVDIKCRKGGLRPDACVLVATVRALKYHGGVGKNHLNEENLEALEKGMPNLLQHLSNIQNEYGLPTVVALNAFPTDTEAEISLVQEMCREQGADVVLSEVWAKGGEGGVALAEEVLRLVEEGKNDFHYVYPLDLPIKDKIDMIARKIYHADSVVYELKASKAIRRLEENGYGNLPICMAKTQFSFSDDASLLGAPRGFEITVTEVKVNAGAGFIVAKTGTIMTMPGLPKVPAAEKIDVDNEGRITGLF, from the coding sequence ATGAGAATAAAAAGTGATATCGAGATCGCCCAGGCGACAGAGATGCAGGAGATCGGCCAGATTGCGGAGAAACTGGGGATCGGCGAGGAGCATCTGGAGAAGTACGGCAAATACAAAGCCAAGCTGGACTATTCGCTGATGCGCGAGAAGGGCAACGAGAAAGACGGGAAACTGATCCTGGTTACCGCCATCTCGCCCACACCGGCAGGAGAAGGAAAGACCACGACCTCTGTCGGTCTGTCGGATGCGATGAACAAGCTGGGAAAGAAAACCGTTGTTTGCCTGCGTGAACCTTCCATGGGGCCGGTGTTCGGCATCAAGGGCGGTGCTGCCGGCGGCGGGTACGCCCAGGTGATCCCCATGGAGGATATCAACCTTCATTTTACCGGTGACATGCACGCCATCGGGGCGGCGAACAACCTGATCGCCGCCATCATCGACAACCACATTCAGCAGGGGAACAAGCTGCGGATCGATGCCAGGACCATCACCTGGCGGCGCGCCATGGATATGAATGACCGCCAGCTGCGCCATATTGTAGATGGGCTCAGTGGTAAGGCCAACGGTGTCCCCCGGGATGACGGGTTTGAGATCACCGTAGCCAGTGAGATCATGGCCATCCTTTGCCTGGCCCAGGACATCGAGGATATGAAGGAGCGGATCGCTTCCATCGTTGTGGGTTATAATTTTGACGATCAGCCGGTGACAGTGGGAGAACTGGAGGTGGAAGGCGCTGTGGCGGCCCTGCTGAAGGACGCGCTGAAGCCGAACCTGGTCCAGACCCTGGAGCACAATCCGGCATTCATTCACGGCGGGCCCTTCGCCAACATCGCCCACGGCTGCAACTCTCTGATTGCCACCAGGACTGCGCTGAAGCTGGCGGATTACGTGGTGACAGAGGCTGGTTTTGCGGCAGATCTGGGAGCAGAGAAGTTTGTGGATATCAAGTGCCGCAAGGGAGGGCTTCGGCCGGATGCCTGCGTGCTGGTAGCTACGGTACGTGCGTTGAAGTATCACGGCGGCGTAGGCAAGAACCATCTGAACGAGGAGAATCTGGAGGCCTTGGAGAAGGGGATGCCAAACCTGCTGCAGCATCTGTCCAACATTCAGAATGAGTACGGCCTGCCGACAGTGGTGGCGCTGAACGCTTTTCCCACAGATACGGAAGCAGAGATCAGCCTGGTTCAGGAAATGTGTCGGGAGCAGGGAGCAGATGTAGTTCTCTCCGAAGTATGGGCCAAGGGCGGCGAAGGCGGCGTGGCGCTTGCCGAGGAGGTGCTGCGACTCGTCGAGGAAGGAAAGAACGACTTCCACTACGTCTATCCGCTGGATCTTCCCATCAAGGACAAGATCGACATGATCGCCCGGAAGATCTACCATGCGGACAGTGTGGTCTACGAACTGAAGGCAAGCAAGGCCATCAGACGTCTGGAGGAGAACGGATACGGCAATCTGCCGATCTGCATGGCAAAGACACAGTTCAGTTTCTCCGATGATGCATCCCTGCTCGGTGCACCGAGAGGGTTCGAGATTACCGTCACCGAGGTGAAGGTGAATGCCGGCGCGGGGTTCATCGTAGCCAAGACAGGAACCATCATGACCATGCCGGGACTTCCCAAGGTGCCTGCAGCAGAGAAGATCGATGTTGATAATGAAGGAAGAATTACAGGACTGTTCTAG
- a CDS encoding ribonuclease HII yields the protein MTKQEREQKMVARLAEMKQYENALREQGVQYIAGMDEVGRGPLAGPVVAACVVLPADFSVLGVDDSKKLSEKRRETLYDQILEHALAWGTGEKDNHIIDEINILEATKLAMLEAVAGCESMLRERTGASVEHVLIDALSLDDLHKPQTAIIKGDGASVSIAAASIVAKVTRDRQMIAYADEFPGYAFEKNKGYGTKAHYEGIRAQGITRIHRVSFLKNL from the coding sequence ATGACCAAACAGGAGCGGGAACAGAAGATGGTCGCTCGTCTGGCAGAGATGAAGCAATACGAGAATGCCCTGCGGGAGCAGGGCGTACAGTATATTGCGGGGATGGATGAGGTGGGTCGCGGCCCGCTGGCAGGGCCGGTAGTAGCCGCCTGTGTGGTACTCCCTGCGGATTTCAGTGTGTTGGGGGTAGATGACTCCAAGAAACTCTCCGAGAAGCGCAGGGAGACGCTCTACGACCAGATTCTGGAACACGCACTGGCCTGGGGCACCGGAGAGAAGGACAATCACATCATCGACGAGATCAACATACTGGAGGCCACCAAGCTTGCAATGCTGGAGGCAGTGGCAGGCTGTGAATCCATGCTCCGGGAGCGTACGGGAGCATCCGTGGAACACGTGCTGATCGATGCTTTGTCGCTGGATGATCTGCATAAGCCGCAGACTGCCATCATCAAGGGAGATGGCGCCAGCGTATCCATCGCCGCAGCGTCCATCGTAGCCAAGGTCACCAGAGATCGACAGATGATCGCGTATGCAGACGAGTTTCCAGGGTATGCGTTCGAGAAGAACAAGGGATACGGCACAAAAGCACATTACGAGGGGATACGTGCACAGGGGATCACGAGGATCCACCGGGTATCCTTTCTGAAAAATCTATAG
- a CDS encoding Crp/Fnr family transcriptional regulator, giving the protein MDKSQETRNQIERMPFWAHMSERERTRLMEFAVIREYEAGSMLHATDGDCLGMVVVLQGSVRAYMVSEEGREITLYHINKGETDVLTASCILYQITFDTEMVVEEDSRILILPTVVLKGLKEENVYVRSYIYEVLTERFSDVMWTMQQILFYGIDQRIAAFLLDQVAGNGIGSGQVPEIHITHEQIAREINTAREVVARIIRRFVADGLVETGRGRLRLIDLKGLRALTEGMG; this is encoded by the coding sequence ATGGACAAGAGTCAGGAGACGAGAAACCAGATCGAGAGGATGCCCTTCTGGGCGCATATGTCAGAGCGGGAACGGACCAGACTGATGGAATTTGCGGTGATCCGGGAGTATGAGGCGGGGAGTATGCTTCATGCTACCGATGGGGACTGTTTGGGGATGGTGGTAGTCCTGCAGGGCTCTGTTCGTGCGTACATGGTCTCAGAGGAGGGCAGGGAGATCACCCTCTATCATATCAACAAAGGAGAGACGGATGTGCTTACCGCCTCCTGCATTCTGTACCAGATCACCTTCGACACGGAGATGGTGGTGGAGGAGGACAGCCGGATCCTGATCCTGCCTACGGTGGTGTTGAAGGGGCTGAAGGAAGAGAACGTCTATGTCCGCAGTTACATCTACGAGGTCCTGACAGAGCGTTTCTCCGATGTGATGTGGACTATGCAGCAGATCCTGTTCTATGGTATCGATCAGCGGATCGCGGCATTTCTACTGGATCAGGTCGCTGGGAATGGGATCGGGTCCGGGCAGGTGCCGGAGATCCATATCACCCATGAGCAGATCGCTCGGGAGATCAATACCGCGCGTGAAGTGGTCGCCAGGATCATTCGCCGGTTCGTGGCCGATGGGTTGGTGGAAACCGGTCGCGGCCGTCTGCGTCTCATAGATCTGAAAGGCCTGCGGGCACTGACGGAAGGAATGGGATGA
- the rplS gene encoding 50S ribosomal protein L19: MNVLDAVAQDYMKNDIPEFSVGDTVRVHIKIKEGNRERIQIFEGYVLKRQNGGIAETFTVRRIASGIGVEKTFPLHSPWVEKIEVVRKGRVRRARLHYMRSRTGKAAKIRQKKVVK, from the coding sequence ATGAACGTTTTAGATGCTGTTGCTCAGGATTATATGAAGAACGATATTCCTGAATTCAGTGTAGGTGATACAGTCAGAGTACACATCAAGATCAAGGAAGGAAACAGAGAGAGAATCCAGATCTTTGAGGGATATGTACTGAAGCGCCAGAACGGAGGGATCGCAGAGACTTTCACAGTCAGAAGGATCGCGTCCGGAATCGGCGTTGAGAAGACTTTCCCACTGCATTCTCCCTGGGTCGAGAAGATCGAGGTTGTTCGCAAGGGCAGAGTCAGAAGAGCCAGACTGCACTACATGCGTAGCAGAACCGGTAAGGCTGCTAAGATCAGACAGAAGAAAGTCGTTAAATAG
- the trxA gene encoding thioredoxin, producing MAEVVLTKDNFQAEVMESEVPVLVDFWASWCGPCQMLGPVVAEIAEEHPEFKVGKVNVDEQPELARQYGIMSIPTLYVFKDGEAVSHTMGVQPKESILEMMK from the coding sequence ATGGCAGAAGTAGTATTGACAAAGGACAATTTTCAGGCAGAGGTAATGGAATCTGAGGTGCCGGTACTGGTGGATTTCTGGGCGAGCTGGTGCGGACCGTGCCAGATGCTGGGACCTGTGGTCGCGGAGATCGCGGAGGAGCACCCGGAGTTCAAGGTCGGCAAGGTGAACGTGGATGAGCAGCCGGAGCTGGCGCGGCAGTACGGGATCATGAGCATTCCTACACTGTATGTGTTCAAGGATGGAGAGGCTGTGAGCCACACCATGGGTGTGCAGCCCAAGGAGAGCATCCTGGAGATGATGAAGTAA
- a CDS encoding tyrosine recombinase yields MTTAFLEYIEKKKKASRNTLAAYRQDLNGFGHYLEEKGMTLEKATNTQVVAYIMLLKKEGKSRATVNRKLASLRAFYRYLIGQGVIQEDPTEGIKSPRIERKEISYLSVEEVEHLLELPDESIKGKRDKAMLELLYATGIRVSEIIELTMADINLTMGFVKCNGNHGRARIVPMGKPCRRALKTYLEESRMALLREEEDTEDSPLFLNYVGKAFTRQGFWKVLKQYGDAADLSEKLTPQTLRNSFAMHMVENGIDMKSLQEMMGHEDILATQAYFENTRTRIKDVYDRTHPRA; encoded by the coding sequence ATGACAACTGCATTTCTGGAATATATAGAAAAGAAAAAGAAAGCCTCCAGGAACACCCTGGCGGCATACAGGCAGGATCTGAACGGGTTCGGCCATTATCTGGAGGAGAAGGGCATGACGCTGGAGAAGGCGACCAATACCCAGGTGGTCGCATACATCATGCTCCTTAAGAAGGAAGGAAAGTCCCGCGCCACAGTGAACCGGAAACTGGCTTCCCTACGGGCATTTTACCGGTATCTTATCGGACAGGGAGTGATCCAGGAGGATCCCACAGAGGGGATCAAGTCGCCTCGCATCGAGCGGAAAGAGATCTCCTATCTTTCTGTAGAGGAGGTGGAACATCTGCTGGAGCTCCCGGACGAGTCCATCAAGGGGAAACGTGACAAAGCCATGCTGGAACTGCTTTACGCCACTGGGATCCGGGTCAGCGAGATCATCGAACTGACCATGGCGGATATCAACCTGACGATGGGCTTTGTGAAATGCAACGGCAACCACGGGAGAGCCAGGATCGTGCCTATGGGTAAGCCGTGCCGAAGAGCGCTGAAGACTTATCTGGAGGAGAGCAGGATGGCGCTGCTTCGGGAGGAAGAGGATACCGAGGACAGTCCGCTGTTCCTGAACTATGTGGGAAAGGCCTTCACCAGGCAGGGGTTCTGGAAGGTACTGAAGCAGTACGGGGACGCGGCGGATCTTTCTGAGAAGCTGACTCCGCAGACTTTGCGGAATTCTTTTGCCATGCACATGGTGGAGAACGGGATCGACATGAAGTCTCTTCAGGAGATGATGGGGCACGAGGATATACTGGCTACCCAGGCGTATTTTGAGAACACCAGGACCAGAATCAAGGATGTCTACGACCGCACGCACCCTCGTGCATAG
- a CDS encoding TrkH family potassium uptake protein, with the protein MNYKRIGWFLGIVLLIEIALMLPSLLFTANNGDHQVTGAFLKSIAITGVAALLLLGLTRSESRRYAGWEMFLCAGLSYVAVCLTGALPFWFSGHMPSYIDSLFEITSGFTTTGASLLSDVSDLGPGLLFWRSFSQWVGGLAVLLFFLQLLPNNSYRRGHLQELIQSASLRHKAGSYLPMVSRTTERILLIYAGLTLLDMLLLKLSGMPMFDACCIAFGTASTGGFTVLNTGLTSYPVAAKVITLLFMLLFGINYALYLLGSTGNYRQFLRDEELRTYLLLILLSSLLVAWSIYRRGDAGTALGALGSAAFQVTSIITTTGFTVTNFAQWSGLALTLLYLLLWCGGCMGSTSGGIKIGRALLLSKDIHRTMVERLEPNRVMVIRLNGKTVSESTMRRIVTFLTVYFMVVIASFLIISADPNGHSIDANFSAVIACINNTGTGIAEISAQGSYATFSPLSKIVLILDMLVGRLEFYPLAALVAAVVRKG; encoded by the coding sequence ATGAACTACAAGAGAATCGGATGGTTCCTTGGAATCGTCCTTTTGATAGAGATCGCGCTCATGCTCCCCTCTTTGCTTTTCACCGCCAACAACGGCGATCACCAGGTGACGGGAGCCTTCCTGAAATCCATCGCGATCACGGGGGTGGCCGCGTTGCTGCTCCTGGGCCTGACCCGTTCGGAATCCAGACGATACGCCGGTTGGGAGATGTTCCTGTGCGCCGGGCTCAGCTATGTGGCTGTCTGCCTCACAGGGGCTCTGCCCTTCTGGTTTTCCGGTCATATGCCATCCTATATAGACAGCCTGTTCGAGATCACCTCCGGTTTCACCACCACAGGCGCCTCACTGCTGTCAGACGTGAGTGACCTGGGCCCCGGACTGTTATTCTGGCGCAGCTTCAGCCAGTGGGTCGGCGGTCTTGCTGTGCTTCTGTTCTTCCTTCAGCTGCTGCCAAACAACTCCTATCGTCGCGGCCACCTGCAGGAACTGATCCAGAGCGCCTCTCTCCGGCACAAAGCCGGGAGCTACCTGCCCATGGTCTCCCGCACCACGGAGAGGATCCTGTTGATCTACGCAGGCCTGACCCTGCTGGACATGCTCCTTCTGAAGCTCAGCGGCATGCCCATGTTCGATGCCTGCTGCATCGCCTTTGGAACGGCAAGCACCGGCGGATTTACCGTGCTGAACACAGGACTGACCAGTTATCCGGTTGCCGCCAAAGTCATCACCCTGCTTTTCATGCTCCTGTTCGGTATCAACTACGCTCTGTATCTATTGGGGAGCACGGGCAACTACAGGCAATTCCTACGGGACGAGGAGCTCCGCACCTATCTTCTGCTGATCCTCCTGAGTTCCCTTCTGGTCGCCTGGAGCATCTATCGCCGGGGTGACGCAGGCACAGCCCTGGGCGCCCTGGGAAGCGCTGCCTTCCAGGTCACCAGCATCATTACCACCACCGGCTTCACGGTGACCAATTTTGCCCAGTGGTCCGGCCTGGCCCTGACCCTGCTCTATCTGCTGCTGTGGTGTGGAGGCTGTATGGGAAGCACCTCCGGCGGGATCAAGATCGGCCGAGCCCTGCTGCTATCCAAAGATATCCACCGCACCATGGTGGAACGGCTGGAGCCCAACCGGGTCATGGTCATCCGCCTGAACGGAAAGACCGTCTCCGAAAGCACGATGCGCCGCATCGTCACCTTCCTGACGGTCTATTTCATGGTGGTCATCGCCTCTTTTCTGATCATCTCCGCAGATCCCAACGGCCACAGTATAGATGCGAACTTCTCAGCAGTGATCGCCTGCATCAACAACACCGGCACCGGCATCGCAGAGATCTCCGCCCAGGGCAGCTACGCCACTTTCAGTCCACTCTCCAAGATCGTTTTGATCCTGGACATGCTGGTGGGTCGCCTGGAATTCTATCCGCTGGCAGCCTTGGTCGCGGCGGTGGTCCGAAAAGGTTGA